The following coding sequences lie in one Halorarum halophilum genomic window:
- a CDS encoding PPOX class F420-dependent oxidoreductase: MIPESHRDILEKESFGHVSTLMPDGSPQVTPVWVDHDDGEAVLINTARGRRKERNMQRDPRVGISVVDPDDPYRFVSVRGEAELTEEGAVDHINALARKYMGVDEYPNLDEESGARVIVRIPADHVATNE; encoded by the coding sequence GTGATACCCGAGTCCCACCGCGACATCCTGGAGAAGGAGTCGTTCGGCCACGTCTCGACCCTGATGCCGGACGGATCGCCGCAGGTGACGCCGGTCTGGGTCGACCACGACGACGGGGAGGCCGTCCTGATCAACACCGCCCGCGGTCGACGGAAGGAGCGGAACATGCAGCGGGATCCCAGGGTGGGCATCTCCGTCGTCGACCCGGACGACCCGTACCGGTTCGTCTCCGTCCGCGGCGAGGCGGAACTCACCGAGGAGGGCGCCGTCGACCACATCAACGCGCTGGCCAGAAAGTACATGGGCGTCGACGAGTACCCGAACCTCGACGAGGAGTCGGGCGCCCGCGTCATCGTCAGGATCCCCGCGGACCACGTCGCGACGAACGAGTAG
- a CDS encoding MarR family transcriptional regulator gives MSTSTADVDAKDRLSETEYRDRLRELPPSAKLVAKVLEGEAPLSQGQLADESLLPDRTVRYALNRLEECGLVGSRYSFKDARKQVYFLNT, from the coding sequence ATGAGCACCAGTACCGCGGACGTGGATGCGAAGGACCGTCTCTCGGAGACCGAGTACCGTGACCGACTGCGCGAACTCCCCCCGAGCGCAAAGCTCGTCGCCAAAGTGCTCGAGGGCGAAGCGCCGCTCTCGCAGGGCCAGCTCGCGGACGAGTCGCTGCTCCCCGACCGCACGGTTCGCTACGCGCTGAACCGGCTGGAGGAGTGCGGGCTCGTCGGCTCCCGGTACTCGTTCAAGGACGCGCGCAAGCAGGTGTACTTCCTGAACACCTGA
- a CDS encoding glycosyltransferase family 2 protein, whose protein sequence is MELSVVVPTLNGRDRLAASLDSLAAHAPDAEVVVVNGPSADGTTGMIRDRDDVDVLVEISARNVNVARNAGIEVADGDAIALLGYDHRIEAEWSGTVSDALAGGADVVTGPLRRTVKGGATSQAAERRSIANRNVTYVNGRNAAFRADVLEDLDGFDEYLETGGSRDASHRLAGMDVEVTWCPEMAARREEPTAADGGRDERDWGWKYRALAYRLAKNYGIRPTVLRRTLSHAAADARGTLEDVVRGDVTPTSWVGNGRDVVKGIATGASDGLVARAKDRSTTRNPYGLSARADRAVAKYDWREQ, encoded by the coding sequence ATGGAGCTCTCGGTGGTCGTCCCGACCCTCAACGGCCGGGACCGCCTCGCGGCGAGCCTCGACTCGCTCGCCGCACACGCCCCCGACGCCGAGGTGGTCGTGGTCAACGGCCCCTCCGCCGACGGTACCACCGGGATGATTCGCGATCGGGACGACGTGGACGTGCTCGTGGAGATCTCCGCGCGGAACGTCAACGTCGCCCGCAACGCGGGGATCGAAGTCGCTGACGGCGACGCGATCGCGCTGCTCGGCTACGACCATCGGATCGAGGCGGAGTGGAGCGGGACCGTGAGCGACGCGCTCGCCGGCGGAGCGGACGTGGTCACCGGCCCGCTCCGGCGGACGGTGAAGGGCGGCGCGACCAGCCAGGCCGCCGAGCGCCGATCCATCGCCAACCGGAACGTGACGTACGTCAACGGTCGCAACGCGGCGTTCCGCGCGGACGTGCTCGAGGACCTGGACGGGTTCGACGAGTACCTCGAGACCGGCGGTTCGCGCGACGCCTCGCACCGGCTCGCGGGCATGGACGTCGAGGTGACGTGGTGCCCGGAGATGGCCGCGCGGCGCGAGGAGCCGACGGCCGCCGACGGCGGTCGTGACGAGCGCGACTGGGGCTGGAAGTACCGGGCGCTCGCCTACCGGCTGGCGAAGAACTACGGGATCCGTCCCACGGTCCTGCGCCGGACGCTGTCCCACGCGGCGGCGGACGCGCGCGGGACGCTGGAGGACGTCGTCCGCGGCGACGTCACGCCGACCTCGTGGGTCGGAAACGGCCGCGACGTCGTGAAGGGGATCGCGACGGGCGCCTCGGACGGCCTCGTCGCGCGCGCGAAGGATCGGTCGACGACGCGGAACCCCTACGGGCTGAGCGCGCGGGCGGACCGCGCGGTGGCGAAGTACGACTGGCGCGAACAGTAG
- a CDS encoding amidohydrolase family protein — protein sequence MLELEHGFRVVDVHARLDPDEEAVATRGREISPERLQREMHQAGVVRAAVSPGPRPAGEGYLRANNAVARLSVDRPFVAMARLNGPRDIGVGTAARLRNVAATTADHHAEPGDVEQYAYNHRFHGFVLDPTRDGLPTEAVLEQIAATDSPVLLYSTSHVPPAAVAENVLEYDFPVVLSSFGGFPLDRDRMAEALTMLDSYDDLYLDTSFVRYRDVLERGLLEHPDRVLFGSGAPDTHPDVGVMEVLTLDVPEDLMTRAFTKNPARLFPGLAPGADD from the coding sequence ATGCTCGAACTGGAGCACGGCTTCCGCGTGGTGGACGTGCACGCGCGGCTCGATCCCGACGAGGAGGCCGTCGCCACACGCGGCAGGGAGATCTCCCCGGAACGCCTCCAGCGCGAGATGCACCAGGCCGGGGTCGTCCGGGCCGCCGTCTCCCCCGGCCCGCGGCCCGCGGGCGAGGGCTACCTCCGCGCCAACAACGCCGTCGCCCGGCTCTCGGTCGACCGACCGTTCGTCGCGATGGCCCGGCTGAACGGGCCGCGCGACATCGGCGTCGGCACGGCGGCGAGGCTCCGGAACGTCGCGGCGACGACCGCCGACCACCACGCCGAACCGGGCGACGTCGAGCAGTACGCGTACAACCACCGATTCCACGGCTTCGTGCTCGACCCCACGCGCGACGGCCTCCCGACCGAGGCCGTGCTCGAACAGATCGCGGCCACCGACTCGCCGGTGCTCCTCTACAGTACCTCGCACGTCCCGCCCGCGGCCGTCGCCGAGAACGTGCTGGAGTACGACTTCCCGGTCGTGCTCTCCAGTTTCGGGGGGTTCCCGCTCGACCGCGACCGCATGGCCGAGGCGCTGACGATGCTCGACAGCTACGACGACCTGTACCTCGACACCAGTTTCGTCCGGTATCGCGACGTGCTCGAACGCGGCCTGCTCGAGCACCCCGACAGGGTCCTGTTCGGCTCCGGCGCGCCGGACACGCACCCGGACGTGGGCGTCATGGAGGTGCTGACGCTGGACGTGCCCGAGGACCTGATGACGCGCGCGTTCACGAAGAACCCCGCCCGCCTGTTCCCCGGACTCGCGCCCGGCGCGGACGACTGA
- a CDS encoding FkbM family methyltransferase translates to MAKLANRVREVYASEGGMELARRSTSYLSRRVKRSYWQARGQRTKEIRGTEATFLTEGRSARSLEIFDTERTMVADMLSESRSGDVLVDVGANLGYHSCFFGNHVADGFVEAFEPAPIVHRRLERNLDLNGVDGNAHRLALSDTSGSVTLPADVLSKTVESDRTVRTATADELVAGGEIRQPTIVKIDVEGCEPMVVEGMRNTLSDDRCRLLYCEVHLPGTGPSIEDFGWTRERFESTLAGFGFYLRTIKRRGNELHLKGAKNDTR, encoded by the coding sequence ATGGCCAAACTCGCGAACCGGGTACGCGAGGTGTACGCGTCGGAGGGGGGGATGGAGTTGGCGCGCCGATCCACGTCGTATCTTTCCAGACGCGTCAAACGGAGCTACTGGCAGGCGAGGGGGCAGCGAACGAAGGAGATCCGCGGCACGGAGGCGACGTTCCTGACGGAGGGTCGATCCGCCCGGTCGCTCGAAATCTTCGATACTGAACGGACGATGGTCGCGGACATGCTCTCGGAATCGCGTTCCGGCGACGTTCTCGTCGACGTCGGCGCGAATCTCGGGTACCACTCCTGTTTCTTCGGCAACCACGTCGCCGACGGATTCGTCGAGGCGTTCGAGCCCGCTCCGATCGTTCACCGTCGGCTGGAGCGGAACCTCGATCTGAACGGCGTGGACGGGAACGCGCACCGGCTCGCGCTGTCGGACACGTCGGGGAGCGTGACGCTGCCGGCCGACGTCCTGTCGAAGACGGTCGAGTCCGACCGTACCGTCCGAACGGCGACCGCGGACGAACTCGTCGCCGGCGGGGAGATCCGACAGCCGACGATCGTCAAGATCGACGTCGAGGGCTGCGAACCGATGGTCGTCGAGGGGATGCGGAACACGTTGTCCGACGACCGCTGTCGATTGCTCTACTGCGAGGTCCACCTCCCCGGGACCGGTCCCTCCATCGAGGACTTCGGATGGACGAGGGAGCGGTTCGAGTCGACGCTCGCGGGGTTCGGGTTCTATCTGCGGACGATCAAACGGCGAGGGAACGAACTCCACCTCAAGGGGGCGAAGAACGACACGAGGTGA
- the thsA gene encoding thermosome subunit alpha produces MQQPLYILAEGSQRTRGGDAQTSNIAAGRAVAGAVRTTLGPRGMDKMLVDSSGNVVITNDGATILTEMDIEHPAAQMLVEVAESQEDEVGDGTTTAAVLAGELLARAEDLLENDVHPTAIVEGYYEALRLGLDAVAGMVADGEVDEDVLLAVAESAMTGKGTGDVTADRLAELVVDAVTQVATDDRIDRDDIRTFTRTGASAAATELVHGVLLEEGPANDNMPRLVEDASVAVLDTKLDVRTGEIDSEYTITSVDQLDEALSAEDAERRSIASALADAGVDVVVCSKKIEDRVAAHLADEGILAFSNVKSAEARAFARATGATRLGTVADIEASDLGTAHEVRVEKVGEDDVAFVEGDEGSRTVTLFVRGGTEHVVDELERALEDAIGVVTAAYEDGAVVPGAGATEIAIADHVRSGANAVTGRKQLAVEAFADAVETLPRTLAENVGMDPIDALVELRATFDRDGVAGVIADGQSGRVGDPAEANVYDPAAVKREALESATEAATMILRIDDVIAAN; encoded by the coding sequence ATGCAGCAACCACTCTACATCCTCGCGGAAGGCAGCCAGCGCACCCGCGGGGGTGACGCACAGACGTCCAACATCGCGGCCGGCCGTGCCGTCGCGGGCGCGGTCCGAACCACGCTCGGGCCGCGCGGCATGGACAAGATGCTCGTCGATTCGTCGGGCAACGTAGTCATCACGAACGACGGCGCGACCATCCTGACGGAGATGGACATCGAGCACCCCGCGGCCCAGATGCTCGTCGAGGTGGCCGAGTCCCAGGAGGACGAGGTCGGCGACGGCACGACCACCGCGGCGGTACTCGCCGGCGAACTGCTCGCCCGGGCCGAGGACCTCCTCGAGAACGACGTCCACCCGACCGCCATCGTGGAAGGCTACTACGAGGCGCTCCGGCTCGGCCTCGACGCCGTCGCAGGCATGGTGGCCGACGGCGAAGTCGACGAGGACGTACTCCTCGCGGTCGCCGAGTCCGCGATGACGGGCAAGGGTACGGGTGACGTGACCGCCGACCGTCTCGCGGAACTCGTCGTCGACGCGGTGACGCAGGTGGCGACCGACGACCGGATCGACCGCGACGACATCCGGACGTTCACCCGTACGGGCGCCTCGGCGGCCGCGACGGAACTCGTCCACGGCGTCCTCCTCGAGGAGGGGCCCGCGAACGACAACATGCCCCGGCTCGTCGAGGACGCCTCGGTGGCGGTCCTCGACACCAAACTCGACGTCCGGACCGGCGAGATCGACTCGGAGTACACCATCACCTCGGTCGACCAGCTCGACGAGGCGCTCTCGGCCGAGGACGCGGAACGACGCTCCATCGCGTCCGCGCTCGCCGACGCCGGCGTCGACGTCGTCGTCTGCTCGAAGAAGATCGAGGACCGCGTCGCCGCCCACCTGGCCGACGAGGGTATCCTCGCCTTCTCCAACGTGAAGAGCGCGGAGGCCCGCGCGTTCGCCCGCGCGACGGGCGCCACTCGGCTCGGTACCGTCGCCGACATCGAGGCGTCCGACCTGGGAACCGCCCACGAGGTCCGCGTCGAGAAGGTCGGCGAGGACGACGTCGCGTTCGTCGAGGGCGACGAGGGCTCCCGGACCGTCACGCTGTTCGTCCGCGGCGGCACCGAGCACGTCGTCGACGAACTGGAGCGAGCGCTGGAGGACGCCATCGGCGTCGTCACCGCCGCCTACGAGGACGGCGCGGTCGTCCCCGGCGCCGGCGCGACCGAGATCGCGATCGCCGACCACGTCCGCTCGGGCGCGAACGCGGTCACCGGCCGCAAGCAGCTCGCGGTCGAGGCGTTCGCTGACGCCGTGGAGACGCTCCCGCGCACCCTCGCGGAGAACGTCGGCATGGACCCGATCGACGCGCTCGTGGAGCTCCGCGCGACGTTCGACCGCGACGGCGTCGCGGGCGTCATCGCCGACGGCCAGTCCGGCCGCGTCGGTGACCCGGCCGAGGCCAACGTGTACGACCCGGCCGCCGTGAAGCGCGAGGCGCTTGAGTCCGCCACCGAAGCGGCGACGATGATCCTCCGCATCGACGACGTCATCGCGGCGAACTGA
- a CDS encoding SAM hydrolase/SAM-dependent halogenase family protein: MFTLASDFGSPYPAAMKGVLLSTADGDPRLVDVAHDLPRQDPRAAAFWLKFVLPEFPPAVHLAVVDPGVGTDRDALVVVAGDHAFVGPDNGSLLPPARALVGDEVGEGDGETGEVDDADTIDAGLSVFAVDAGVPRSSTFHGRDVFAPVAAAVHDAGVGNINGLDRLEPTDDHVDLRLPEADVGDGRATGEVLVVDDFGNAVTNVPGAFLDGRIGADLRVETPDGTVIAPVVETFAAVDPGQPLVTVGSHGYVECDVNRGRGEAAFGVGPGDELVLTVV; encoded by the coding sequence ATGTTCACGCTCGCCTCCGACTTCGGCTCGCCCTACCCGGCGGCGATGAAGGGCGTCCTCCTCTCGACCGCGGACGGCGACCCCCGACTCGTCGACGTCGCCCACGACCTCCCTAGGCAGGACCCCCGTGCCGCCGCATTCTGGCTCAAGTTCGTCCTCCCCGAGTTCCCGCCCGCCGTCCACCTCGCGGTCGTCGACCCGGGCGTCGGCACCGACAGGGACGCCCTGGTCGTCGTGGCCGGCGACCACGCCTTCGTCGGCCCGGACAACGGCTCGCTCCTCCCGCCCGCCCGCGCGCTCGTCGGTGATGAGGTCGGCGAGGGGGATGGCGAGACCGGCGAGGTCGACGACGCCGACACAATCGACGCTGGACTGTCGGTGTTCGCCGTCGATGCGGGGGTTCCACGGAGCAGCACCTTCCACGGCCGGGACGTGTTCGCCCCCGTGGCCGCCGCGGTACACGACGCGGGCGTGGGGAACATCAACGGCCTCGACCGCCTCGAACCAACCGACGACCACGTCGATCTCCGCCTCCCCGAGGCCGACGTCGGGGACGGCCGCGCGACCGGCGAGGTGCTCGTCGTCGACGACTTCGGCAACGCCGTGACGAACGTTCCCGGCGCGTTCCTCGACGGCCGGATCGGTGCGGACCTCCGGGTCGAGACCCCGGACGGGACCGTGATCGCGCCAGTCGTGGAGACGTTCGCCGCCGTCGACCCCGGCCAGCCGCTGGTGACCGTCGGGAGCCACGGCTACGTCGAGTGCGACGTGAACCGCGGGCGCGGTGAAGCGGCGTTCGGGGTCGGCCCCGGTGACGAACTCGTGCTCACTGTCGTCTGA
- a CDS encoding nicotinamide-nucleotide adenylyltransferase encodes MRGFYIGRFQPFHNGHHHMVEEIAEEVDELVLGIGSAGDSHTMRNPFTAGERIMMVSKSVDELDLRTYPVPIEDLERNSVWVSHVQSMSPQFDVAYSNNPLVVQLFREAGVEVRSSPMFRREVLEGAELRDRMVRGDGWETLVPDAVTDVIEEIDGVERIRRVADTDANGDDNADPE; translated from the coding sequence ATGCGGGGGTTCTACATCGGGAGGTTCCAGCCGTTTCACAACGGTCACCACCACATGGTCGAGGAGATCGCCGAGGAAGTCGACGAGCTCGTGCTCGGAATCGGGTCGGCCGGGGACTCCCACACCATGCGGAACCCCTTCACGGCCGGCGAGCGCATCATGATGGTGAGCAAGTCGGTCGACGAACTCGACCTGCGGACGTACCCGGTCCCTATCGAGGACCTCGAGCGGAACTCCGTCTGGGTGAGCCACGTCCAGTCGATGTCCCCGCAGTTCGACGTCGCCTACTCGAACAACCCCCTCGTCGTCCAGCTGTTCCGCGAGGCCGGCGTCGAGGTCCGCTCCTCGCCGATGTTCCGCCGCGAGGTGCTCGAAGGTGCGGAACTCCGCGACCGGATGGTCCGCGGGGACGGCTGGGAGACGCTGGTGCCCGACGCCGTCACCGACGTCATCGAGGAGATCGACGGCGTCGAGCGCATCCGTCGCGTCGCCGATACGGACGCCAACGGCGACGACAACGCCGACCCGGAGTAG
- the lonB gene encoding ATP-dependent protease LonB — translation MSNDSNDGRGGGPDEEFPVIDDPGSNGASEDGTVGTSNDPSDEDADIDDLGSDVEIEAEIDEEMAEDDLLGGLVIDSTGEIEVPERLVDQVIGQEHARDVVMKAAKQRRHVMMIGSPGTGKSMLAKAMSELLPPEELQDVLVYHNPDDGNNPKVRTVPAGKGEQIVEAHKEEARKRNQMRTFLMWIIIAVVLGYALLAIGNILIGIIAAGIIYLAFRYSSRGSDAMIPNLLVNNADTKTAPFEDATGAHAGALLGDVRHDPFQSGGMETPSHDRVEAGAIHKSNKGVLFVDEINTLDIRSQQKLMTAIQEGAFSITGQSERSSGAMVQTEPVPTDFVMVAAGNLDAMENMHPALRSRIKGYGYEVYMDDTIEDTPEMRRKYARFVAQEVAKDGRLPEFEREAVEEVILEARRRAGRKDHLTLKMRNLGGLVRVSGDIARGEDADRVTREHVLLAKGRSRSIEQQLADDYIERRKDYELQVAEGFQVGRVNGLAVMGEDSGIMLPVMAEVTPSQGPGQVIATGQLQEMAEEAVQNVSAIIKKFSDEDITEKDIHIQFVQTGQQGVDGDSASITVATAVISALEGVGVDQSLAMTGSLSVRGDVLPVGGVTHKIEAAAKSGCDRVIIPKANEQDVMIEDEYEEMVEIIPVTHISEVLDVALEGEPEKDSLVDRLKNITGSALEKAGEGQGTRGPSSPSPQ, via the coding sequence ATGAGTAACGATTCGAACGACGGTCGCGGCGGCGGGCCCGACGAGGAGTTCCCCGTCATCGACGACCCCGGGTCCAACGGAGCTTCGGAGGACGGGACGGTAGGCACGTCGAACGACCCGTCGGATGAGGACGCCGACATCGACGACCTCGGCAGCGACGTCGAGATCGAGGCCGAGATCGACGAGGAGATGGCCGAGGACGACCTGCTCGGTGGGCTCGTCATCGACTCCACCGGCGAGATCGAGGTCCCCGAACGCCTCGTCGACCAGGTCATCGGGCAGGAGCACGCCCGGGACGTGGTGATGAAGGCGGCCAAACAGCGCCGGCACGTGATGATGATCGGCTCGCCCGGGACGGGTAAGTCGATGCTGGCCAAGGCGATGTCGGAGCTGCTCCCGCCGGAGGAGCTCCAGGACGTCCTCGTCTACCACAACCCCGACGACGGGAACAACCCGAAGGTCCGGACGGTCCCCGCAGGGAAGGGTGAACAGATCGTGGAGGCCCACAAGGAGGAGGCCCGCAAGCGCAACCAGATGCGGACGTTCCTCATGTGGATCATCATCGCGGTAGTGCTGGGCTACGCGCTGCTGGCCATCGGGAACATCCTCATCGGCATCATCGCCGCGGGTATCATCTACCTCGCGTTCCGCTACAGTTCCCGCGGCTCGGACGCGATGATCCCAAACCTCCTCGTCAACAACGCGGACACGAAGACCGCGCCGTTCGAGGACGCGACCGGCGCCCACGCCGGCGCGCTGCTGGGCGACGTGCGCCACGACCCGTTCCAGTCCGGCGGGATGGAGACGCCGAGCCACGACCGCGTCGAGGCCGGCGCCATCCACAAGTCGAACAAGGGCGTACTGTTCGTCGACGAGATCAACACCCTCGACATCCGGTCCCAGCAGAAGCTGATGACCGCGATCCAAGAGGGCGCGTTCAGCATCACGGGCCAGTCCGAGCGCTCCTCGGGCGCGATGGTCCAGACGGAGCCGGTGCCGACCGACTTCGTCATGGTCGCGGCGGGTAACCTCGACGCGATGGAGAACATGCACCCCGCCCTCCGCTCGCGCATCAAGGGGTACGGGTACGAGGTGTACATGGACGATACCATCGAGGACACTCCGGAGATGCGCCGGAAGTACGCCCGCTTCGTGGCCCAGGAGGTCGCGAAGGACGGGCGCCTGCCGGAGTTCGAACGGGAGGCGGTCGAGGAGGTCATCCTCGAGGCCCGGCGCCGTGCCGGCCGGAAGGACCACCTCACGCTGAAGATGCGGAACCTCGGCGGCCTGGTCCGCGTCTCGGGCGACATCGCCCGCGGCGAGGACGCCGACCGCGTCACCCGCGAGCACGTGCTCCTGGCGAAGGGGCGAAGCCGATCCATCGAACAGCAGCTCGCCGACGACTACATCGAGCGCCGGAAAGACTACGAACTCCAGGTCGCGGAGGGGTTCCAGGTCGGCCGTGTCAACGGGCTCGCCGTCATGGGCGAGGACTCGGGCATCATGCTCCCCGTCATGGCGGAGGTGACGCCCTCGCAGGGTCCCGGCCAGGTCATCGCCACCGGGCAACTGCAGGAGATGGCCGAGGAGGCCGTCCAGAACGTCTCGGCGATCATCAAGAAGTTCTCCGACGAGGACATCACGGAGAAGGACATCCACATCCAATTCGTCCAGACCGGTCAGCAGGGCGTCGACGGCGACTCGGCGTCCATCACGGTCGCCACCGCGGTCATCTCCGCGCTGGAGGGCGTCGGCGTCGACCAGAGCCTCGCCATGACCGGCTCGCTATCGGTCCGCGGCGACGTGCTCCCGGTCGGCGGCGTGACCCACAAGATCGAGGCGGCCGCGAAGTCCGGCTGCGACCGGGTCATCATCCCGAAGGCGAACGAGCAGGACGTCATGATCGAGGACGAGTATGAGGAGATGGTCGAGATCATCCCGGTCACACACATATCCGAGGTGCTCGACGTGGCGCTCGAGGGCGAACCCGAGAAGGACTCGCTCGTCGACCGCCTGAAGAACATCACCGGCTCGGCGCTCGAGAAGGCCGGCGAGGGCCAGGGCACCCGCGGGCCCTCCAGCCCCAGCCCACAGTAG
- a CDS encoding CPBP family intramembrane glutamic endopeptidase, which yields MPDWTTFAGLAGVVLALLLALAHLTQSQLTGGTEHVDAAAPSDSGDAADRGSSGTSTSARNDFSPEEWRWGTNDVASAEVAEVDDSVGSVESERLHVSPDSSPEPSVADLPKPALLVNAALSQALFGAVLAVAAWWTGIPHAALGLAPDATPRFLGLGVVLGLALWLANELAGRAGTRFGFEGGEELRALLAPETPGEWVLLLAGVLPVVALVEEFLFRAALVGALGAGFGVQPWLLVVGSSVAFALGHGAQGRAGMLVTGVLGLVFGAAFVLTGSLLVVVVAHYLVNALEFVVHEGLDRGTVR from the coding sequence GTGCCGGACTGGACGACGTTCGCTGGCCTCGCGGGCGTCGTCCTCGCTCTCCTACTCGCGCTCGCGCACCTGACACAGTCACAGCTTACCGGCGGGACCGAGCACGTCGACGCGGCGGCCCCATCCGATTCGGGGGACGCTGCCGACCGTGGTTCCTCCGGCACCTCGACGAGCGCGAGGAACGACTTCTCCCCCGAGGAGTGGCGCTGGGGTACGAACGATGTCGCGTCCGCGGAGGTCGCGGAGGTCGACGACTCCGTCGGATCCGTCGAGTCCGAACGTCTCCACGTCTCCCCCGATTCGTCCCCGGAACCGTCCGTCGCCGACCTGCCGAAGCCGGCGCTGCTGGTCAACGCCGCGCTCTCGCAGGCGCTGTTCGGCGCGGTGCTCGCCGTCGCCGCGTGGTGGACCGGGATCCCGCACGCGGCGCTCGGACTCGCGCCGGACGCGACGCCCCGGTTCCTCGGCCTCGGCGTCGTCCTGGGGCTCGCGCTGTGGCTGGCGAACGAACTCGCCGGCCGGGCCGGCACCCGGTTCGGGTTCGAGGGGGGCGAGGAGCTGCGGGCGCTGCTCGCGCCCGAGACGCCGGGCGAGTGGGTGCTCCTCCTCGCCGGCGTGCTGCCAGTCGTCGCGCTCGTCGAGGAGTTCCTGTTCCGGGCGGCGCTTGTCGGCGCGCTCGGCGCCGGGTTCGGGGTCCAGCCGTGGCTCCTCGTCGTCGGCTCCTCGGTCGCGTTCGCGCTCGGTCACGGCGCGCAGGGCCGCGCGGGGATGCTCGTGACGGGTGTGCTGGGGCTGGTGTTCGGGGCCGCGTTCGTACTGACGGGGAGCCTCCTCGTCGTCGTCGTCGCGCACTACCTCGTGAACGCGCTGGAGTTCGTCGTTCACGAGGGGCTCGACCGGGGAACCGTCCGATAG
- a CDS encoding rhodanese-like domain-containing protein: MSDVRKHAWDMAAEAEAGGDVEVLGIEKAHEEWRGGGPAIFLDVRDVRERWLEGAIPGDTHAPRGMLEFWADPETEYYRDYFQTDRRYVCYCNEGGRSALAARTLREMGFEDVAHIEGGFSAWQESKYETAEVEQKEYS; encoded by the coding sequence ATGTCAGACGTTCGCAAGCACGCCTGGGACATGGCGGCCGAGGCGGAGGCCGGGGGCGACGTGGAGGTCCTCGGTATCGAGAAGGCCCACGAGGAGTGGCGCGGCGGCGGGCCTGCCATCTTCCTCGACGTTCGCGACGTCCGAGAGCGCTGGCTGGAGGGAGCCATCCCCGGCGACACGCACGCCCCGCGCGGGATGCTGGAGTTCTGGGCCGACCCGGAGACCGAGTACTACCGCGACTACTTCCAGACCGACCGCCGGTACGTCTGCTACTGCAACGAGGGCGGGCGCTCGGCGCTCGCCGCGAGGACCCTCCGCGAGATGGGGTTCGAGGACGTGGCCCACATCGAGGGCGGCTTCTCGGCCTGGCAGGAGTCGAAGTACGAGACGGCAGAGGTCGAACAGAAGGAGTACTCGTAG
- a CDS encoding MGMT family protein, which produces MNDADTGVYARESDRLGRVVELGVAAGRVLSVSFPADLPSDADPDHPILDRLFDYVDGVEDDFADVTLAITVPTAQRNVLDSVRTVPYGDTVTLDLVVRMTSGLDHEDEADLETAREALRANPVPVFVPDHRVTVAEGATPADVAETLRSIES; this is translated from the coding sequence ATGAACGACGCGGACACGGGCGTGTACGCCCGGGAGTCGGACCGACTCGGGCGCGTGGTCGAACTCGGAGTCGCCGCCGGACGCGTGCTGTCGGTGTCCTTCCCGGCGGACCTCCCGTCGGACGCCGATCCGGACCACCCGATCCTCGACCGGCTGTTCGACTACGTCGACGGCGTCGAGGACGACTTCGCGGACGTGACCCTAGCCATCACCGTCCCGACGGCCCAGCGGAACGTGCTCGATTCCGTCCGGACCGTGCCGTACGGCGACACCGTCACGCTCGACCTCGTCGTACGGATGACCTCGGGGCTGGACCACGAGGACGAGGCCGACCTCGAGACCGCGCGGGAGGCGCTGCGGGCGAACCCGGTTCCGGTGTTCGTCCCTGACCATCGCGTCACCGTCGCCGAGGGTGCGACGCCGGCGGACGTGGCGGAGACGCTCAGGTCGATCGAATCGTAG